The Gracilibacillus caseinilyticus genome segment AATAAGGCAGGATCATATACTGTACCATGTACATTTGCCCCTAAGTTAACGGCGTACAAACTGTCATCAATTTTTCCACCATCCATATACACATCTTCCACATCACTTAAATCCAATGTCCCATCTTCGACAAATGGATTCAGGTCCACTAACAAATCTCTCCCAACGTATTCCGTTAAATAGGCGTAGTCCATTTGTACAATGTCCGGTAAATTCCCGCCGGCAGCTTGGGTAGCCATCTTCTCCCAATAGCCGTCCCATCCAGTAAATTCAGGTGATATCGTTACATTTGGATTTTCTTCCATATACATATCGATGACTTCTAATGTCCGGTCATGCCTGTTCTGGGAACCCCACCATAAAATACGGAGCTCAATCTGTTCTTCACCATTGTCTGCTGTATCACCGTTATTCTCTGTTTCTCCGGCATCATTTCCGCTATCAGAGGCAACATCTTCACCTTCCGAACTACAAGCGCTTACGAAAATAACAATAAGACCGAGCATCAAGAGAAAAAGAAATGACTTTCGCTTCTTCCACATCACATGTATCTCCCCTTTTTTGAAAAAATATATTTAAAACAACTACTAGGAAGTAATTGCTTCAAATCAAGTTATTTTGCATATTTGTGCTGCAAAGCAGACAGATCCTCAATAGCTTGTAAGGCAATGATCATCACAATAAAACAAGTTAGGCTAATTCCAAGCGAATATAAGATTTGCGGAATATAGAACGATAAATAAATCATTCCACCTGCAGATATAGTCATTCCGAATGTTTTCAACGGATTAAGCATTCCGAGAATAAAGGCATACTTTATATAATCAACCAGCTTAAGCTGGTATTTTGTATAGATTGGCAGAATATAAATAACGGTAATCATGAACCACACGGATAATATAAATAGGACTATACTGATGATTTGATTGAACGCGCCACCTCTATCGATGAAAAACTTCAAATCAAAATAAAGCAAAAAACCTATCACAAATAATAGAATAGCCAATCCATTAGACTTAACAAAATGGAAACGAAATTGGTTCCAATATTCACGGAAGATAGAAGATATGTGCTGTTTTTCCAGCCATGACTTCTCCACGTTACACAATGCTACTGTTGCTGGCGCGATCCCGAATATACCAAGACCTATGATCATAAAGAAGAACCACAGCAGATTGAGATATACTAATTTAAGTAGAGCTATACAGAAGTTACGGGCAATCTCTGTTAACTTGACTGCATTCATACAACCTGTCCCTTCCTGTAAATTTGGTGTTGGCAAACAATATAGTCCATGAAATTAATAGTTGTCTTTATTATAGTAAGCGTTTACAATTTTATATAGTCATTCGTCTTATCAAATGCCCTCATTTTCTTAAGCGTTCCGGTAAGAAGTGTCTTTTCTTACGATTTTTAAAAGATGAAGATACTTTTTATAAAGAAAGGAGTCCTGACCATGTATAAAATGATGATTATCGACGATGAGTCTGAAATTCGCATGGGATTGAAAAATTATTTCCCCTGGAATCAAATCGGCTTTGATGTAGTGCAAGATTGTGTCGATGGCAAAGTAGCATTAAATTATTTAGACCAACATGACGTTGATGTCATCCTGTCTGATATCCGTATGCCCGTTCTGGATGGCATTGAGCTTGCAAAAACACTTCACGGAAGAAGTTCGAATATTTACCTTATCTTTCTTAGTGGCTATAAAGATTTTTCTTATGCAAAGGAAGCACTTAAATATGGGGTAAAGGATTATATTGTGAAGCCCGGAAAGTTTGAAGAAATTCAAGAAGTATTTAGCAGGGTGAAGCAGGAACTGGATAAAGAGTGGCGAGAATTAGATGAAAACCAAGCTAGTTATTGTGAAAATATTATCCGTACCATGAAAGAGCATATTCAAAAACAATACGCCAGTATTTGCTTAGAAGATATGGCGGAAGTATTAAACATGTCCCCAACTTATATTAGTTCTTATTTTAAGGAAAAGACAGGCGTGAATTTCTCCACCTATCTCACGAAAATCAAAATGGAAAAAGCAGCAGAATTATTGGTGGATTACCATTACAAAACCTATGAAATTAGTGAACTAGTCGGTTACCATAATCCGAAGAATTTCACTAGGATGTTTAAGAAATATTATGGGATGACGCCAAGAGACTATCGCACTTCCAACATGGAGAACATGGAATCGTGAATAATCGAATATTAATTAAAAACATTCTTCTCTTCGTTTTTCCATTATTGATTCCTGTATTTATTTTAGGTTCTTTTGCAATTGTGATCACAGATAAATATATTAAAGAGTCGATTACTGCTAACAATCGCAATGTGTTGCAACAGCTGGAGCAGCAAACCAATACGGTATTAAATGAAATGTATTTACTCAATCTCGACTATAATTGGAATCCTGATATTACGCTATCTTTGAGGAATTTTTTTGATTCTGAGCATTTCAACTATCTGGATATTAAAATGATCGACTATGAAGAAGGAAACTTGAGAAGGAAAGAAATTGCAACATCCTATATTCATTCGATGTATATTTATTATGAGAATGATAATGACCGTGTACTTACATCTCGATCAGGATTTATGAACATTGCTAATATGCATGATGATACTTGGCTGAAAGAATATGACGCGAAATCAACGAATCGAGATATTTGGATGGAAAACCGTCAGATTTCACAATATGATTTTGAAAATGAAGAGCCAGTTATCAGTATTTATCGCAATATCTTTAACTCCAATGCTCAGACTTCTGAAGGATTAATCGTATTAAATATTTACCAGAGCTATTTTGAGAACTTAATTAGTGAATTAAATAACTATCACAATCAAAGTATCTTTGTATTAGATGAAACGAATACCAAATTGTACGGAAATAATATAAGTGAGGAATTAGCATTGGAAGAGGAGATAATCGAAAACAGAAAACAAACCTTTGAGGTCCAATTAGATGGTACCTCCTATATTGTCAGTCAATTACAATCGGATTTATATCCTCTTCGTTATTATTCAATGGTAGAGAATAATATTATTTATCGTGTACCTAATCAACTGCTATTTTTAACGATTTTATTCGTGTTATCCTCGCTTATTCTTGGCACAGCAACGATTTATTATTTGTCACGCAAAAATGCCAGGCATGTGGGCGACATTATAAAAATATTGAACACGACGAACCAGAACGAACAAGACTTGATCAGACATATATCGTTTAAAGATAATGAATACCAATATATTGTCAGAAGAATTCTCAAGCATTATATTGCGCAAAACGAGCTTGAAAAAGAATTAAATGAAAAGAAATACGAGCTTCAAGCTGCCGAATTACTGGCATTGCAAAATCAGATTAATCCACATTTTCTTTCCAATACACTCGCCATTATTTATTGGCGTGCCATGGCACTGACAGGTAAACCAAACAAGGTCACCAAAATGGTTGAAACGCTCACAGATATTCTGAATTTTTCTTTGAGGATCAGGCATCATACCGTTACCTTAGAGGAGGAAATGAACAATACAAAGAATTACCTCGAAATTTTACGCGTCCGATCGGATAAAGATTTTCGCATTACATGGGATTATCATGAGCAGGATCAATCTATTCAAGTATTAAAATTTGTATTGCAGCCACTTATCGAAAACAGCATACAACATGGAATGGATTACGAATCCGAAGCAAGCCAAATCGATATAAAAATTAAAATCCGGACAAAAGGGGACGGGACTATCCGGTTTACAGTAATTGACAATGGTCAAGGCATATCAAAGTCTGACCTAAGTATTTTAAGAAATAAATTAGATAAAGATGAATATGTCACCAATCACATCGGACTAGCTAATATTAATAAACGATTATCATTGATTTATAATAATCAGTTCTCCTTCATTATTAAAAGTAAACGAACATATGGAACGGTTATTACGATTGAACATCCAGTTTAAAATGGTGAGAAACTTGGTGATATGGGAAATCCACATATCTCTCAAAAAAGGAAAGGTAATAAGCGAGATGGCTAAAGGTAGGATCTCTATCTATTCATCCAAACTAAAAAACCACTCAAGATACCTATCCTGAGTGGTTTTATCATTGCGATTTTCCTCACGAATGCACCGGAAAATGCTCTGCTTGCTGTTTGTGTGCAGTGTGCTTCAGCGTATAGAAAAGTCCAATCCCGCTAGCAAGCAACAGACCACTGCTGAAATAAAAGACAGTGGAAATTGTGTACATGCCAGCGATCCAGCCACCAATGACAGGGCCAATGATATTACCTAGAAAGCGAATGCTGGTATTGTAACCTAATACTTCTCCCTGTATATCAAGTGGTGATACCTGGCGAATATACGCGGTTCGAATCGGAATGACACCGCCAATCGCTATCCCTAATAAGAATCGAACGATGACTAACTGCCAAATCGTATCGACGAATGCACCCGGTATGAAAAAGATAGCAGATAAAAACAGCAGTATCACTAACACTTTTTCAAAACCGATACGATCCCCTAATTTGCCCCAATTGCGTGACATGAGTAAATTGCCAAGCCCTGCTGCAGAGAATGCGAGGCCAGAAAAGAAGGCAATACTTGTCGCGCCATGTATCTCATTCACATACAGAGAAAGAATTGGCTGAATGCTGAAATTGGCCAATTGGACAAACATCGAGACAATCATTACCATGACAAGGACGGGCTTACTGAAAATATGCTTTAACACGTCTGCAGGAGAATATTCGCTTGCCTGTTGTTTTGTTTCTGATTTGAATTCTTTTGTACCAAGCATTACCAAGCATGCTGCAATAAATAGCGGTACAGATGTCAGCTGAAATGTGGCAGCATAACCAAAGATATCGGCTAAGACGCCGCCTAACAGTGGTCCTAATAAGCTGCCTGTGACATTACCCGTTTGTAAAGTGCCTAACACTTTCCCGGCGATGTTTGGCGGTGTTTGTGTCGAGATAAAGGCTTGTGACATGGAAATAAATCCAGTGAAAAATCCCATGAACATGCGAAGGATAAACAGCTGGGGGACATTGGTGACAAAGCCCATCAGCAGTACACTGATACCTAAGCCAAACGCGGCAAAGACTAAGAATATTTTGCGACCATGCTTATCACCGAATCTTCCCCAGAACGGTGAGACGATAAAGGCGATTAAGAACGTAATGGCAAATACCCATCCTGACCATCGTTGTACATAGTCATCAGAATAATTACCTAACGTTTCTATATATAAAGACAAAAATGGAATGACCATTGTCAGACTAGCTGCAATAAAAAAATTCGCAAACCACATAATATACAAATTACGCTTTGCGATCTGTTCTTGTTGTATGATAATACCCCTTCTTTTGACATTTATTTCGAGTACCTAAACATTAGCATACGCCTAATATTGGCGGAAGGGAAATAATTTGCACAGTTTTTAATACGCTGGGAAAGTATAAAGTTTTAGCAATGAAGAAGCTCGACGTAGTGAAAATTTAGAGTGTACCAAGTATAAGTAAAACGATGGCATTCGCTAAAAGACGAGGCGAATGTCGAGTTTTTCTAACAAGCACCAGAAAGTGTATAATCGAGCTGCAACGTTTGAAACAGCTGACAGCAGTAGTACGATGCATAATGTTTGATAGGTATTATATTTTAACCTATAAGTACGGTTGATTACACTTCTATATGCTCTAGCTATTACTAAGGAAAACAGTTCATTGATATGTGTATTGTCTAGAAGAGAAGGAGCCAAAAGTGAGGAGCAGTGCACCGAGATTTGTATTGTTTAACAGGGAAAGGAGCCAAAAGTAGAAAGTCGCGCACCGGGATTTGTATCGTTTAGAAGGAAAGGAGCCAAAAGTGGGAAGCGTCCCATCGAGATTTGTATGGTTTAGAAGGAAAGGAGCCAAAAGTGGGAAGCGTCGCATCAAGATTTGTAGCGTATAAATAGAAAGAAGACAAATGTATGGTGTTGCCCGGCTAGTTTTGTCTTCTTGTAGAGTCTGTACCATAGCGTAGCCCAACACTTAGACTCCAGTGGGACGTGCCCCGCAGGACGCGAAGTGGTTGGTAATGTTTTTCTTATGGAGCCATCATTGGTTCGTGACTTCAGCGTGATTCTCTTATCTCATACGTTTTTAACCGGGTGATTGTGTTTTTCAAACAGGTAGTTATTTACATGACGATAAAAGAATTTGTGGAAAATAGGTCAAATATATTGAAAATTATATAGGGAGCCAATATAATGTAACCACAACTACCATACTAGTATGTACGGTTAATGGATGAGGAAGAGAGGTGGCATTCCCTATTAGTTAGCCTCCAGATGGAATGTTTGAGTCTTGAGGAAACAAACACCCAAGAAATCTACACATCTTGCAAAATCTTAAAAGCGTTAACAGGTAATGCTAGCTGCAATCTTCACAGACGAACATGCTGGCGGATATGTTAATAGAAAAATGATAACGTTTACTTAATGTGAGCATGAGAGGTCATTCTAGATCTAGCAAACTATCGGAAAGTATGGAAAATCATAAGAATAGGAGAGTGTAAAAGATGATCAATGTTGCAATAATTGGTACAGGAGCAATCTCAACATCCCATTTGAAAGGATATTTGGAATTTAAGGATCGCTGTAAGATCGTCGCGGTGTGCGATATTTATCCAGAGAAAGCGGAGAAAGAAGCAAGCGAATTTGGGTTAGATGTTACAGTTTATCGTGATTATTCAGCGTTGTTAGAGCAGGATGACATCGATTTAGTATCGGTTTGTACACCACCGTATACCCATGCAACTATTGCAATGGAAGCTTTACGGTCAGGAAAGCATGTACTCGTAGAAAAACCAATGGCGTCCTCTTTAGAGGAATGTGATGCGATGAATGAGGCAGCAGATCGAAACGGGAAAATTTTATCCGTGATTGCCCAGAACCGGTTCACTTCCCCAATGATGAAGCTGAAGCACGTATTAGATACGAAATTAATGGGACCGATTCTGCATACACAGGTAGATTCCTTCTGGTGGAGAGGTCACTCCTATTATGATTTATGGTGGAGAGGCACTTGGGAGAAAGAAGGTGGCGGCTGTACATTAAATCATGCCGTACATCATATCGATATTTTTCGTTGGATGAATGGCATGCCGTCAGAAATTACGGCAGTGATGAGCAACGTTGCGCATGATAATGCGGAGGTGGAGGATATTTCTGTAGCCATTGGACGTTATCCAAATGGAAGTCTTGCACAAATCACAAGCTCCGTTGTTCATCATGGCGAAGAACAGCAGCTCGTCTTCCAAGGAAAAAATGCTCGCGTCTCTGTTCCATGGAAACTAACGGCTTCCCAATCACTTGGCAATGGCTTTCCCGAGAAAGATAAAGATCTCGAAATGCAATTACAACATATCTATGATGCTCAACCAAATTTACAGTATGAAGGGCACGTCGGTCAGATAGAAGATGTATTGTCAGCAGTCGAAGGCAAAAAAGAAGTGTTAGTTACGGGACGAGATGGAAGAGCAACATTGGAACTGATTACTGCTATTTTTCAATCTGCAAGCTTAGGGAAAACAGTAGCGTTACCATTGGATCAAACCAGTCCATTTTATACAACGGAAGGGATTCTGAAGAACGCCACGTATTTTTATGAGAAGACAGCTAGTATTGATAATTTCCAAACAAATGACATTACAACCGGAGGAAATTACGAATGATGATGGAAAAGGTCTATTTCCAGTGAAGCATCCTAACGTGAGGAACCAGGTAATAAACGAATCCTCAGAGTGAATGTAGCAGTGGAGGTTATGGATAACCTGAGTAAACAGTCGTATGCAGTGTCAGTAACGTGAACAGTCTGTCATACAGATGGTGAGTGGACACCGTCATTGGAAGGGGATATGGTTAAGATGGAGTTGGTTTTTGTTTGAACGGATTAGGAATATAATTTGTCAGGCATCTGCAGTGTGCAGGTGTCTTTTTTGTTTTGGGGTTATGTGAAAAAAATAGATGAATAGGATGAAAAACAACAAGAAGTGTGACCGTTTGAATAGCGTGGCCAGGAAGGTGCTTACTCCTTTTTTATGCCCCACTAACCTGGCAATGAATAAGAGATTCTTCACTAACTGAAAAATTACCTCAACGCTTCAGAAGAGAGCTTTATTAAACCAGGATTAGCTCATATCGTGGACATTTCCTGATAAGTGCTTTATCAAAAGTAAATAACAATTTTCTGCCTTTTAATGAGTAGTCATGCAGTTGTATTCAAAATCATTGGGAGTAGTAAAAAACAGACAATTAGGATAAAGAAATATTATCTTGTTATTCCCCCCTTAAGATCATTTGTCTCCACCTTAAATTTGGTTTTAATTGTAAATTTTAGATAATTAAATAGTTCTATTTACTTATAAAATTAACAATAGAACATGAATGTGTATAGAAAATGTTAAGTGGTGAAATGTAGACTGATTCATTGGTGCCTGTGCTTCTTAGGTACTAAATTCACAATAAGGGAAGGTGATTAAGAAGTGGGAAGAAAAATAAGCATACTGTTGATCTGTATGTTGATGTTTCAGACTGTTACCAGTTTTGCTGTTACGACTCAAGATGAGAATGAGAACACGGTCACAAGTGTCTTTACAAATGTATCATATACAGATGCAGATGGTAATGAGGTAACAGACATGTCGTCTGCCACATCGACAATTCAAGTCAATGTTGATTGGTCAGTCGAGGATTTGCAAATCGAAAGTGGTTATGCAGAGTCATATGAGCTACCAGAAACACTGACTGCAGATGGCAACCAACAAGGTACTTTACATACAGAACAGACAGAGGTGGGGACATATGAAGTTTCCAAGGAAGGTATTATAACGGTTACATTCAACGACAGGATAGAGGAACAACATGATGCCAAGGGTGAATTCCGTTTTGACACGGTGAATCGTAAGGAAGAAGTAGCGGAAGAACAAAGCCCTGACAGTAATACGGATGAAAAAAAGGTAACAAAAGAAAAAACACAAGACGATGAACCGATCGCAACATCTGAAAAACAAACAACCTCATCAGAAACGAAAGATACTAGCAATATCGACCAATCCTCAGACAATGGAAAAGTATCGATATCTTCGCAAAGCATGAAGGAAGAGAGTGCTTCATTAGCCTCAACGGAAATTACCGATAATATTATCACAGATGTAACATTATATCAGCGTTTTGAAGAGAATGGCGATCGACAAGAACTGGTTCCAGGAGAAGAGATCGTAGTGGAACATCCTTATGATGAGTTCCAAGTCGAATTAGAATATGATTTTGCGCTACCGAATGATCATAGCTATGGCGATGGTTACCAATATACGATTACCGTTCCAGAACAATTTGAAACAGTGGCAAATCCCGAACCACAGCCGTTAACAACAGCAACTGGCACCGAATTTGGGACCTATATTGTCAACAATAATAATGAGATTATCATCACGTTCAATGAGAATATTGAGAATAACTCTAATATTAGCGGATATATCAGTTTGTGGTCAGCATTTGATGCACATTATGACGGAGCATCACAAGAGGAAATTAATTTTCCTGTTTCGTCCGGTGGTACGGTCACCTATCCGATTAAATTTATTCCGAACGCATCATCCATTGATAAAAGAGGTGTACCGGATAAATCCTACAACACGGACACTATCACATGGACAGTAGATTTCAACAAGGATCTCCAGACTGTAGAAAATGCAGTCTTACAGGATGAAACATCAGGAGATCATCAATTTATCGATGGTTCTTTACACGTTTACGAGCTTGCAATGAATGCAGATGGTACCATAAACGAGGAGAAAACGACGGAGGTAACCGACGAATTCGGTACAACGTTTCCGCTTGCATTAGGAAGTATTGATTCGGCATATCGGGTTGTCTATGAAACGTCGATAGAAGATAGTGAAGGAACACAATATACCAATACTGCCACATTAGACGGGGATAATATCGAACCATTGAACGCAAGTGCTTCGGTTTCTGTAGCAAGAGGAGAGGCGCTAGAGAAGTTCGCAACAGACTATAATCCGACAACACAGACCACTACATGGGAAATTAAATATAATTATGATGAACAAAGCATTGCCGCAGTGGATGCTTTGTTAAAAGATACACTTGGTGACAATCAACAATTGGTTGACCCTAGTAGTTTTGAAGTTCTCGAGGTAGCTATTAACCCAGATACAGGAGAAGAAACGGGTACCACCGACTTCACTAACTACACGGTCACAGACAACAATGATGGTACGTTTGACTTTCAATTTGATCAAGCTATTAATAAAGCATATAAAATTAGATATGAAACAACGGCCATTGATCGAATAGAAGAAAGTACCACGATTACCAACACGGTGACAGATCAGTTTGCCCATGAAGCTGATGCAAGCCAAAGTATTTCTCAGCAGGTTTTACAGAAGTCAAACAGAAGTACAGATTACAACGGCAAAGCAACCGAGTGGCAAGTCATGTTAAATGGTGACGAATATACCATGGAAAACGTGGTGTTCACAGATAAATTGCCTGAAGGTTTTACGCCTAGAGATATTGTTGTGGAGCATAATGGGGAAGCTTGGAGTAATGGCGATCAATATAATATGAATTTTGACGCGTCTACCCAAACGTTAACGATTACATTTAATCAACCCATAACCAATCAAGTCTACATTACGTATAAGACCGATATTGATTTCGATATTATTGATAACACGAAAAATACATTCGAAAATGGAGCAGCAATTACCTGGAATCCAGAAGGTTCAGCAGAGACCCGGACGAAAACAGGTTCTGCTACGTTCACACCGGATCAGTATACAAATGCCAATGGATTTAAAGGGGCTTCTTATCATGTAGCAGATAAACAAATTGATTGGGAAATAGGAGTCAACTATAATAATGCAACATTGGATCAAGTGGTGATCGAGGATGTCATTTTAGATAACCAGAATTTCGATATAAATTCGATCGAAGTCTATCATATGACACTTACTGGTGGGGCAAATGGCGTGGAGACAGGTGAGCAGCTAACGTTAGGAAATGCTGACAATCCTGATGAATACGAAGTGGAAGCATTCACTGGACCTGACGGTGAAGAAGCATTCCGTGTAGTACTTGGTGATATCACGAGCCCGTATTACATTACGTATCAAACCGACTTACATGGTGAATTAGTAAAACCACGTTATGATAATACAGCTACAGTGAAAAGTGACAATCGCGATGATTTTAATCTGGATGCTTCTGTATCTCCATATCATGGGGGAGAATATTCCGATAAATCAGGCTCGCAAAACAATGAAAATCCTAGAGTAGTTAATTGGAGAGTGAATATTAACTATGCACAATCGACGGTATCGGATGTTACGATTACCGATACACCAAGTGCTAATCAGACTTTACTCCAAGATTCTATCAAGCTGTATGATACTGTAGCAACCAGTAATGACATTACCAAAGGCGATCAATTAGTAGAAGGCGAAGATTACACGCTAGAATTCACAGAAGATGAGAATGGTATTGTTACGTTCTCCCTTGATTTCCCTGAAACCATTGATCACGCCTATGTTTTGGAATATGATACGTATATTCTGTATGAAGGGGATGGCAATATCTCCAATGATTTTCAATTTGATGGCGCGGAGACAACAGGTTTGCCTACCAATGATTCTGTCAACCAAGCTATTAATCTAGGTGGTATTGGTGGAGGTATTGATGGTGAAGTAGGAAGTCTTGAGATTACTAAGGTCGATGCTGATAATGATTCCCCATTGGAAGGTGCAGAGTTTACATTATACGATAATACTGGTGAGCAAGCGCTCAGAACCTACACAACAGATACGGATGGTAAGGTTGTATTCCAAAATCTTCTATATGGCGATTATATTTTAAAGGAAACCAATGCACCAACTGGATATGTTACAGGTATTGCGAATGAGCAGACAGTTGAAGTTAACGGTGACCCAACGAATATCACGATTGAAAATGAAAAAATAATTCGTGATGTGACATTAACCAAAGTGGATGCCGATACAAATCAGCCGTTAGAAGGCGTTGTATTTGAACTGCAGGATCAGGATGGGAATGTAGTAGCAGGTTATGAACAATTAGAAACAAATGAAGATGGTAAGGTAACTGTTCGTGACCTTGATCCAGGGAGTTATTCCTTTGTTGAGCTGGAACCACTATTCGGTTATCACGCTCTAGAAGATCCGATAAACTTTACCATTGATTCTGAGCAAACAGAAGTGAAAGAATTAGTTGCTGAAAATCATATCATTTTAGGTGCTGTACAGTTACAAAAACTAGATGCAGAGAACAATAATGCACCTTTAGCAAATGCTGTTTTTCAATTGGAAGATGAAGAAGGGAATAAAATCGTTCGCAATGGTCAGGATCAATTTACAACAGATGAAAACGGCATAATTGATATTGCCGATTTACGTCCGGGCACATACTATTTTAGCGAAATAGAAGCGCCACAACATTACCAGCTTGATGCTACACCAGTGGAAGTGGTGGTTGAGAAAAACGAAACCGAACCAGTTGTTGTTACTGCCTCCAACGAATGGATAACCGGATCTGTGCAATTGACGAAAAAAGGGGAAAACGGCCAATTGCTAGAAGGTGTTAACTTTGAACTCCAAGATCAAAACGGAAATACTATTCAAGAAGGTTTAACAACAGATCAAGATGGAAAAGTTGTAGTTTCTGATTTAAAACCTGGACTCTATCAATTTGTGGAAACAAAATCGATACCAGGTTACCAATTAAATGATACAGTCGAGAAATTTGAAATTGTAAAAAGTCAACCGGAAATGCTGGAATTGGAGTTTACTAATGCATTAACACCAGGTTCCGTAGAATTAACCAAAATCGGTGAAGAAGCAGAAACACTTGAAGGAGCTGAATTCAAGTTACTAGATGAAGCAGGAAACGAGTTGCAAACGGCTTTCGTAACGGATGAAAATGGCGTTATTACCATTGACAACTTAAAGCCTGGAAATTATCAGCTTGTGGAAACAAAAGCACCATTTGGCCATGAGTTAGATGAGACACCGATAGATTTTGAGATTAGCTTTAACCAGCAGGAAACACTTGAATTAACGAAAGAAAACAGTCGAACAACCAGCTCTGTCGTCTTAACGAAACAAGGGGAAAGAGGAACCCTGTTAGAGGGAGTAATATTTGAACTGCAAAATGAGCAGGGAGAGACATTGCAAACCGGTTTAACGACAGATGAAAACGGCGAAATATTGGTAGATGACTTGAAACCAGGTAACTATCAATTTGTCGAAACAGAAACCATCCCTGGTTATCAAATAGATGAAACGCCTGTAACATTTGAAATAGCCCTTGGTCAAGAGGAGAGCACACGAGTAGAAGCAATAAATGAACTGACAACCGGAACTGTGCAATTAACCAAAGTCGGCGAAGAGGAAGAATCATTAAGTGGTGCAGCATTCAAACTGCTAGATGAAGCAGGTGAAGCACTCCAGTCCGGTTTAACAACAGATGACAATGGACGTATTATAATTAATGACCTGAAGCCTGGTAACTATCAGTTTGTAGAAACAAAAGCACCATTTGGTCATGATCTGAATACAAGTCCCATATCCTTTACCATCGATTTTAATCAGCAGGAAATCGTAACATTGACAGCAGAGAATAGTAGATCTACAAGTTCCGTAGTATTAACGAAAAGCGGTGAAAGAGGAAATCTTCTGGAAGGTGTGGAGTATGAACTGCAGGATGATGCAGGTAATACCCTCGATA includes the following:
- a CDS encoding SpaA isopeptide-forming pilin-related protein: MGRKISILLICMLMFQTVTSFAVTTQDENENTVTSVFTNVSYTDADGNEVTDMSSATSTIQVNVDWSVEDLQIESGYAESYELPETLTADGNQQGTLHTEQTEVGTYEVSKEGIITVTFNDRIEEQHDAKGEFRFDTVNRKEEVAEEQSPDSNTDEKKVTKEKTQDDEPIATSEKQTTSSETKDTSNIDQSSDNGKVSISSQSMKEESASLASTEITDNIITDVTLYQRFEENGDRQELVPGEEIVVEHPYDEFQVELEYDFALPNDHSYGDGYQYTITVPEQFETVANPEPQPLTTATGTEFGTYIVNNNNEIIITFNENIENNSNISGYISLWSAFDAHYDGASQEEINFPVSSGGTVTYPIKFIPNASSIDKRGVPDKSYNTDTITWTVDFNKDLQTVENAVLQDETSGDHQFIDGSLHVYELAMNADGTINEEKTTEVTDEFGTTFPLALGSIDSAYRVVYETSIEDSEGTQYTNTATLDGDNIEPLNASASVSVARGEALEKFATDYNPTTQTTTWEIKYNYDEQSIAAVDALLKDTLGDNQQLVDPSSFEVLEVAINPDTGEETGTTDFTNYTVTDNNDGTFDFQFDQAINKAYKIRYETTAIDRIEESTTITNTVTDQFAHEADASQSISQQVLQKSNRSTDYNGKATEWQVMLNGDEYTMENVVFTDKLPEGFTPRDIVVEHNGEAWSNGDQYNMNFDASTQTLTITFNQPITNQVYITYKTDIDFDIIDNTKNTFENGAAITWNPEGSAETRTKTGSATFTPDQYTNANGFKGASYHVADKQIDWEIGVNYNNATLDQVVIEDVILDNQNFDINSIEVYHMTLTGGANGVETGEQLTLGNADNPDEYEVEAFTGPDGEEAFRVVLGDITSPYYITYQTDLHGELVKPRYDNTATVKSDNRDDFNLDASVSPYHGGEYSDKSGSQNNENPRVVNWRVNINYAQSTVSDVTITDTPSANQTLLQDSIKLYDTVATSNDITKGDQLVEGEDYTLEFTEDENGIVTFSLDFPETIDHAYVLEYDTYILYEGDGNISNDFQFDGAETTGLPTNDSVNQAINLGGIGGGIDGEVGSLEITKVDADNDSPLEGAEFTLYDNTGEQALRTYTTDTDGKVVFQNLLYGDYILKETNAPTGYVTGIANEQTVEVNGDPTNITIENEKIIRDVTLTKVDADTNQPLEGVVFELQDQDGNVVAGYEQLETNEDGKVTVRDLDPGSYSFVELEPLFGYHALEDPINFTIDSEQTEVKELVAENHIILGAVQLQKLDAENNNAPLANAVFQLEDEEGNKIVRNGQDQFTTDENGIIDIADLRPGTYYFSEIEAPQHYQLDATPVEVVVEKNETEPVVVTASNEWITGSVQLTKKGENGQLLEGVNFELQDQNGNTIQEGLTTDQDGKVVVSDLKPGLYQFVETKSIPGYQLNDTVEKFEIVKSQPEMLELEFTNALTPGSVELTKIGEEAETLEGAEFKLLDEAGNELQTAFVTDENGVITIDNLKPGNYQLVETKAPFGHELDETPIDFEISFNQQETLELTKENSRTTSSVVLTKQGERGTLLEGVIFELQNEQGETLQTGLTTDENGEILVDDLKPGNYQFVETETIPGYQIDETPVTFEIALGQEESTRVEAINELTTGTVQLTKVGEEEESLSGAAFKLLDEAGEALQSGLTTDDNGRIIINDLKPGNYQFVETKAPFGHDLNTSPISFTIDFNQQEIVTLTAENSRSTSSVVLTKSGERGNLLEGVEYELQDDAGNTLDTNLVTDENGELLVDQLKPGNYQLVETATIPGYDLDPTPIAFEIALGQTESTEIEAVNELTTGAVMLRKQGEEGEALANGEFSLLDEEGNVLQTGLTTNETGEIFVDQLKPGSYQFVETKAPFGHVLKKEPISFEIVFNQQAPLSLTAENERTTSSVQLTKVDDETGETLAGAVYQIRQNGEVIRDNLVTDENGQLFVDGLKPGSYQFVETEAPEGYTLDPTPIEFTIDLGQSETLALSTDNAIIKGDFALTKVDFDNPERPLAGVGFELQDADGHTIREDLQTDENGKLLINDLRPGQYLLVETGPLQGYQAHPAVTFTIGKGQLEAKEITITNKQTRSGVELTKLDRENKDNVLQGAEFKLQDEEGNIVAQGLTTDQDGKLIVDGLKPGVYSFIETKAPQGYLLDESPIAFTVERGQSTRTEVKAYNQMEQVSSNREEVEQEGSNLPSTATNIFNYILFGGLLMIGGTVVLTMYRRKKQQ